Proteins from a single region of Trichoderma asperellum chromosome 3, complete sequence:
- a CDS encoding uncharacterized protein (EggNog:ENOG41), whose product MDAGSLAQMSSNFVSPGGLASRRGSQNIKPLSFDTIKQGNKNQDGGIPTPRTSRSHLLAGLRTAPKSAAAASFGPMSPTGADGPMQQFARNGVAANAYGYGQGNAYNPPLTAFPQYGQQQQHHYANAMGQQYTVDQVLAPPQLSMDEQLQEQMDPNLYAQLVATNMYLAQQQQRLQQQLRSVQAAAQQFQQLNIGSNQLAQQQAAAFYEQQQHLAAQAAAAQGQQVYYDSATGQYYVDTSASKAVSSINIEQQPMTPGFNNFQQQMQMMQQQQQQPRQQQQGAPRVQVSPPPEGQQGSFRGSSPPRRYDSPTEVAPLPPPSANAFRRGHKKSSSLAVNSVLAAAAAAGDAGKSPAPKTATFPAPATGGYGPGQARAGEHPIRQPRGPPSMDELKTKPTAKHEGSKNFATRTRRSAVHNLVRAGLERRKGSGSSSGSMSPVSETAEESATPITDNESDSGRSGSGSLAGEVECRTSRGSAAGGWGAIGSDRPSSRQKVRGSVDSNSGSESDSNSFADVFKNGALRASRSQEAADGQRKAPRLVLTSVEKRKMASVA is encoded by the coding sequence ATGGACGCAGGCAGTCTCGCTCAGATGTCTTCCAACTTTGTTTCTCCCGGTGGCCTGGCCTCGCGCCGTGGTAGCCAGAACATCAAACCGCTCTCCTTTGATACCATTAAGCAGGGCAACAAAAACCAGGATGGCGGCATTCCGACTCCCCGTACTAGCCGCTCTCATCTGCTTGCGGGCCTGAGAACGGCCCCCAAGTCTGCTGCCGCGGCTTCCTTTGGTCCCATGTCGCCCACTGGTGCCGATGGTCCTATGCAGCAATTCGCTCGGAACGGCGTGGCTGCCAATGCCTACGGCTATGGCCAAGGCAATGCCTACAACCCTCCTCTGACCGCTTTCCCTCAATAcggtcagcagcagcagcatcattaTGCCAATGCAATGGGACAGCAGTACACTGTTGACCAGGTGCTCGCTCCCCCCCAGCTGTCCATGGAtgagcagctgcaagagcaGATGGATCCCAACCTCTATGCTCAGCTTGTCGCGACCAACATGTATctcgctcagcagcaacagagacttcagcagcagcttagGAGCGTCCAGGCTGCAGCCCAGCAATTCCAGCAGCTCAATATCGGCAGCAACCAGcttgctcagcagcaggccgcTGCTTtttacgagcagcagcaacacctCGCCGCACAGGCCGCTGCCGCTCAAGGTCAACAAGTCTACTACGATTCCGCTACTGGCCAATACTATGTCGATACCTCGGCTTCCAAAGCTGTTTCTTCCATCAATattgagcagcagcccatGACTCCCGGCTTCAACAACttccagcagcagatgcagatgatgcagcagcaacagcagcaacctcgccagcaacagcagggCGCCCCTCGTGTCCAGGTTTCGCCGCCTCCTGAGGGTCAGCAGGGCTCGTTCCGTGGCTCCTCGCCTCCTCGACGCTACGATTCTCCCACCGAGGtagctcctcttcctccaccaTCTGCTAACGCCTTCCGACGTGGACACAAGAAGTCATCTTCCCTGGCCGTTAACAGCGTGCTGGCAGCCGCCGCGGCAGCGGGTGACGCTGGCAAGTCTCCTGCACCCAAGACGGCCACCTTCCCCGCCCCTGCCACTGGTGGATATGGCCCTGGCCAGGCGCGGGCTGGTGAGCATCCGATTCGTCAGCCTCGTGGACCACCTTCCATGGACGAGCTGAAAACGAAGCCCACGGCCAAACATGAGGGCAGCAAGAACTTTGCCACTCGCACCCGACGGTCGGCTGTGCACAACCTTGTCCGCGCTGGTCTGGAACGCCGCAAAGGATctggcagctccagcggTAGCATGAGCCCCGTCTCTGAGACGGCTGAGGAGTCAGCGACTCCCATTACAGATAACGAGTCTGACTCTGGACGTAGTGGGTCAGGCAGCTTGGCTGGTGAGGTGGAATGCCGTACTTCGCGaggctctgctgctggcggctggGGCGCTATCGGCTCAGACCGACCTAGCTCGCGGCAAAAGGTCCGCGGCAGCGTTGACAGCAACTCTGGCTCCGAGAGCGACAGCAATTCGTTTGCCGATGTTTTCAAGAACGGTGCTCTGCGAGCATCCAGATCACAGGAGGCTGCAGATGGCCAGCGAAAGGCCCCCAGACTGGTTCTGACCAGCGTTGAGAAGCGCAAGATGGCTTCTGTGGCATAA